In the genome of Caenorhabditis elegans chromosome IV, the window agttgataaaattttgggttaaaaaattaatgattacATTGACAAATTGAGCACAAATTTCCGACTTCCGGTCTTTAATTGTAGCATGGATCTCGACTTAATGGACGAATTCTCGGATCAGAGTCTAGCATCAGGGCAATCAAACTGCGAAGATCTGTAGAAGTTCCAGCGAAGACAGTCAGATGGGACAGAATAATGTGATCGACGATGCTCCACCACCAACACGCTCACGTGGACTGTGATATTTGTCAACTCGACGATTATTCATCACGTAAGAAAAATAGTTGATACTTaattaaaaaccattttttgttttcagcgaCTTCAACAATCACCGACTCCTGCCGCCTCGTCGCCTCGGAACGTGTCATCTGCATCGACAAACCCGTCCCCATCcgaataattttctattttttttcaaattttattttatttttttataaaataaaaatttttatgaactaTCAATTGTTATTAAGGAACcgcaaatttcaatatatGGCGAATAACGGGGTGCCAGCTAGCTGGGCATTCGGAGCGTCCTCATCATTTACCGGTCCGTTTTTCGCGAGTTCTTCATCGAATAGCGGCCCGCGCCTTCACCAAAGCCATGTACCGTTTTCGCGAAATAGCGGCCCGTCACCCGACGAATATTCGCATGACGCGGTTTACCTGTGCACTCAACCAACCAACCGATGATTTGCTCACACCACGCGCCTGGTGACAACTATGGTGTCCCGGGCTGATGCCGACCGTTGATTTAGTATACAAATCAACCGATTTCAgaccgaattttcaaaacgtcataactttgctgaaaccCAACCtgggcagctaaattttttggagggatCATCTGGAATACTCTTCTATTGGAATTTCAACATGAGAATCCCAAATCTAGGGACCCCCTCAAAGACTTCCCTTGTGAGGGAGGTTTTCGTTTTTAATTAAAGATTTTGCAGCATAAGACAATGGGAGAGTTTCAATATAATTTCGATGATGAGGATACTGTGCTGATCGGAAATTATGAAGAAGTTGGAACAGAAATTGATGAGGCAGATGAACAACATAATGAGGAGAACagtgaagatgatgaagaggaTGAGAGCCCGATTCCTTCAAAAAAGCGAGTTTCGTTTGCTGTTCCACTTGTTCAAAGTCGCTCCAAACAAAAGGATGAAATGAATAAAGTTCATATCATTAAATGCCATTTTGATGTGAGTTTCTGAgaacaaataaatatgaaaaatcaacattttcttCCCGTTTAGAAGTGTAACAAATCGTACAATTGGcgcaaaaaatacggtaaacTACGTCTTGTGGATCACGCCTTCACTCATGTCCCTCACTTGAAAATgaagtgcaatttttgtgattacaTGTGCAAAGGAATTAGAAATATTAGGCTTCATCACAAGAAAAGTCATCCTGATGAACAATTAACGGGATTTGGTATCAAAAGGTACTTTgagattccaaaaattaatgtatttGTCTTATTTTTCAGTGTGGTCCGTACttcgaaaaaaggaaaagactTGGCGAAGGTTTGGGATGAATGTTTTAAAAGTAAGTGAAGTATATatgaaaaagttataatttaaaatgttaactttctagaaaatcgtGTCCTTCAACATGGATCTGGTACCGATTCAAACCTATTGCATTTCTCAAGACAAGACAAAGGATCTAAAAGATCACAGAAATCTATGGATTCTggtgcaaaacaaaaattggatgaaGCTAGGGACGAGGATGTGAAGCCATTTTAGTGAGCATTAAGTTTAAAACATTCCGcgtcatttttttattcagtttctTCAGAATTCGATGAGCTTCGTCGTCGGGCCGTCTGCTTTTTGTAAATTGTGTCTCATGTGTTATTATCGTTGATGTTAtattatgttgtttttaatGCATTCTATGCGACTTTTCTTTTAATAATTCTGAAGGTCTTCATTTTATCACCGCTTTAATTTATAATTACGACATGTTGTTTCActcaagtttgaaaatatttcttgcTAAGACCTACTTTAAATGTTAATCGCCGTTTCATTTGGAACTTTCTTGCTGCTGCCCATTTTCgatataactttttgaaagtggAGCACTCCAGATAGACTTAAAATTCTATTAATTTAAATATGTTCTTACAAGAATTTTCTAGATGACCTGCGATGATTGGAACAGTTTTATTCAAGTGAACATTTATGGAAAAACCATAGAAGGACTTCAGCAGCAAGGAGTTGTGTTGGAAACTCTTTTGGTTAGTTTGattaataattttgatttctcgttatactttttttccaaagtacatattttcagaacaatgtCGGCTGCTCCAAGCTTTGGATTGTGGAGGGATCCGTGTGCACCAGCTCAACTCCTGAAAGCTCTACATATTCTGAAAAACGTACAATCGAACCAGTTGTTTCACTAAGTACAACTCTGGCCACTAACAAGCTTCCTCGATTTTCAACTCCTGCTGTCGGccattcaaaatata includes:
- the zim-1 gene encoding C2H2-type domain-containing protein (Confirmed by transcript evidence), which produces MGEFQYNFDDEDTVLIGNYEEVGTEIDEADEQHNEENSEDDEEDESPIPSKKRVSFAVPLVQSRSKQKDEMNKVHIIKCHFDKCNKSYNWRKKYGKLRLVDHAFTHVPHLKMKCNFCDYMCKGIRNIRLHHKKSHPDEQLTGFGIKSVVRTSKKGKDLAKVWDECFKKNRVLQHGSGTDSNLLHFSRQDKGSKRSQKSMDSGAKQKLDEARDEDVKPF
- the zim-1 gene encoding C2H2-type domain-containing protein (Confirmed by transcript evidence), translating into MGEFQYNFDDEDTVLIGNYEEVGTEIDEADEQHNEENSEDDEEDESPIPSKKRVSFAVPLVQSRSKQKDEMNKVHIIKCHFDKCNKSYNWRKKYGKLRLVDHAFTHVPHLKMKCNFCDYMCKGIRNIRLHHKKSHPDEQLTGFGIKSVVRTSKKGKDLAKVWDECFKKNRVLQHGSGTDSNLLHFSRQDKGSKRSQKSMDSGAKQKLDEARDEDVKPFYFFRIR